Within the Sphaerodactylus townsendi isolate TG3544 unplaced genomic scaffold, MPM_Stown_v2.3 scaffold_455, whole genome shotgun sequence genome, the region AGCTCAAAGGGAGAAATATCTGGGACTTATTTTACTTAGATGCCTGAAgtattttatttagatatttgaagtatTTTATTTTGACTTGCCAAATGTTTTGATTGCCAACTGTCTTTAAATTTTTCTTTGAGTCTTACCTTCAACCTATTGCATTTTTTCTTGCCCTCACAGCAACAACTGTGGTGGAATTCTTAGTGTTAGATAACACTCTGAGGATAAACCTCAGTTTGCCCAAATACCATACTTTTTCTTAACCCAATTTACCTCCTTCAGGTCCTGCACGATAGCCGTCAGTCGTTCGTTCTCTGCATGAAAATTGGTAACAACAGCCCTACTTTGTTTCAGTTCATTCTGCATTTCCAAGATCTTCCCCAGATAATAGGCCTCCTTTGATGCCGACTCCTGGAGGAGAGTCTCTTCCCGCGTCTCGCCATCTTCAGCAACTTTACGGTGAACTGTGAAGGACTGTCCAAATGCCTACAAGAGTGAAATAAAGACTTATGAAACAACGACAATAAAAAAACTACACTCAGGTATATGTTGAAACatttggaagagagagaaaatactTGATTACCTATAATTAGGAACGAGGcaaaaatccaaagaatgaaatgaatgaattaatgaaattCTCAGTCAGTATGCCTCAAAGAGCAGTTCAGCAATGAAACTAGCTGCCCAAGGAGGTGGTGAGTTCTCCTCACTGGCAGTCCAAGAGCTGGATGAACACTTATTAGGTATGCTACACATTAGGTATGCTTTAGACTGATCCTTCATTGAgaagggagttggactagatagcctgtatgATTCTACCAGTGTAATTCAGAAGGaggagaccagtggtgggatccaaaaattttagtaacaggttcccacggtggttggattcaagctgtggcgtagcgccaatgaggctgggtggggcacgacgggggcgtggccgggcattccggggtcggggcattcctggccggggctgtggcaaggacgcagccactgcaccggtccttgggcgggaaatgaatgcacgcaggctgccacgcacgccggtgcacctcctgctagactgcttcaagttctgtgtgctactgctgagaagaggggcataactaaggcaaaaatcacgtggcaaaatcaccaattagtaaccccctctcggcacacacaaataattagtaacctactctcgggaacctgtgagaacctgctggatcccacctctggaggagaCTGAAAGGACTCTGGAGGCGGAATGACCCCAGTGCCAGGCTAtatggcacttatgccagtgttGGGCAGCGCAACATCCAGACAGCAAGGCAGTCATGGCACCAGTTTTCCTCTGGCATAGGAGCCCACATCAGTGCCAAAGGAGGCATTCCCATGGCAGAGctagctttagttggcttcctgatcccattcagcccaggaatgcccccttttgtcAGGGTGGATTAACACCGACAAAAAGGTAGGTGCCGCCCAGGGAGAAAAACATAGGGGTTTTTTCAGATTAGTTAGGGGAACTTCACGTTTCACTCGCTGGCTGTGGCATCACAATCCTCTTTGAAGGCAGTGTGGCTGTGCCACAGTTGTGCCATCCCTGGCCGTGGCACAGCTAcctctctggattgcactgcccaccACCGGTCAGTCTCTGGCATACAGCCTGCACTTTCCTTCGCCATCTTTTCATCAATAGAAATGGTACATCAAATTAAATCCACCTTCTTGCAAATGTTATTTATATAATCCACAGAAAATGTGTAATATTATGTGTCATATGAaccaaaatagaataaaaatgtaattacaACCCACTTTTGCTATCTTGGTGACTTTTAAGTATAGTTTCCTTAGAACGTTGTGAATTCAGTGTTGCAGGATAGCAAAAATATGTGTCAATTTAGCTGTCTGACCCAAGGGCTGCAAAATCTAAAACAGCCATAGCCAGCAAACTGTTAGataacattttgatttttttaaaggacccaATGTAAAATAAGAAAACAGTTAACCATGACTGTGTCAATATCCTATGAAATATGAAATGGTGGTGAATGTGACCTAATTTCTTTAAAGCATATCTATATCATTAATGGTATTGAAAGATTGGAGAACTAAACAGCAAAACTATTGAACACCCCAGATATTTTGGTCATGTAATATGCTCTAAGTAGGCACTCTGCATTATTACTGAGGAGTAGAAGCGAGAGCTCTCTCCAGTCTTCATTCTGATGGGCACTGTGCtagttatacattttaaaaatcaatagttTAGCTTCATCAACTTATTTATACGGTTTGCAACAGCTACCACAAATTAGCTGAAAGTTAGCGTCCATTTATACAAAGAAATAGGGGAGGAATATTGAAGACTATTTCAAAGGTATAAATtagtgtgatggaatagtactgtaaaactagcaaaatcacacatggctgtgaaaagcatctttgccttttgatctcctggagggaggacaggaaactatgcagaggtgctaggatgaaacttcaaaggcctaagttacctcatggcctgaacagagttttcctgagaaggggaaaacaaaggttttggaattccatcttgagacgtggccagagaaacatctctgggccatgggttcccggaacggggacaaagaaccaaaagggacgt harbors:
- the LOC125425429 gene encoding protein bicaudal D homolog 1-like, with the translated sequence MYRYKHLEGQRRKRAKQRKAFGQSFTVHRKVAEDGETREETLLQESASKEAYYLGKILEMQNELKQSRAVVTNFHAENERLTAIVQDLKENNEMVELQRIRMKDEIREYKFREARLLQDYTELEEENITLQKLVSTLKQNQ